The following proteins come from a genomic window of Azospirillum humicireducens:
- the glgB gene encoding 1,4-alpha-glucan branching protein GlgB, with protein sequence MTTDTRKDQAQTGVSESRTPEQRPADRRAEALRAAADAIARADHGDPFAVLGMQQEAPGRPVEVRAFVPGAERLWVIDSATGEPAGEAERIHPDGFYLAVLPDRTERFRYRLRAQYPLATQEFEDAYRFGNMLGELDVHLLGEGTHLRNYEKLGAHPREVDGVAGVSFAVWAPSARSVSVVGDFNNWDGRRLPMRRRVEVGVWEIFVPGAHAGQRYKFEIRGPNGNLLPAKADPYAFQAEMRPATASVIHGLPSYEWRDQEWQSRKVATSDRTAPISIYEVHLGSWARVPEEDNRFLTYQELAERLIPYAKDMGFTHIELLPITEHPFDGSWGYQPIGLYAPTARHGSPEDFKDFVNACHRAGLGVLLDWVPGHFPTDPHGLGDFDGTHLYEHADPRQGFHQDWNTLIYNFGRTEVQNFLLGNALFWLDQYKLDGLRVDAVASMLYLDYSRKEGEWVPNRFGGRENLESIAFLKRMNELVYGQQPGAMTVAEESTSWPMVSKPTYLGGLGFGYKWNMGWMHDTLHYMQNDPIHRRYHHHQMTFGLIYQFSENFVLPLSHDEVVHGKGSLINKMPGDDWQKFANLRAYYGFMFAHPGKKLLFMGGEFAQWNEWSEARSLDWHLLDQPMHRGMRDLVRDLNGVYRELEPLHKTDCDPSGFEWIESNDNENSVFTFLRKADESGHIVIAVCNFTPVPRQGYRVGVPLPGRYVERINTDDAKYGGSGVGNPGGGVHAEEIPWHGRTHSLDLTIPPLSTLILERKAE encoded by the coding sequence ATGACGACGGACACCCGCAAGGACCAGGCGCAGACCGGCGTCTCCGAAAGCCGGACCCCTGAACAGCGCCCCGCCGATCGCCGGGCCGAGGCCCTGCGCGCGGCGGCGGATGCCATCGCGCGGGCCGACCATGGCGATCCCTTCGCCGTGCTGGGCATGCAGCAGGAGGCGCCCGGCCGCCCGGTGGAGGTCCGCGCCTTCGTCCCCGGCGCCGAGAGGCTCTGGGTGATCGACAGCGCGACCGGCGAGCCGGCTGGCGAGGCCGAGCGCATCCACCCGGACGGCTTCTACCTCGCGGTGCTGCCCGACCGGACGGAGCGCTTCCGCTATCGCCTGCGTGCCCAGTATCCGCTGGCGACCCAGGAGTTCGAGGACGCCTACCGCTTCGGCAACATGCTGGGCGAGCTGGACGTCCATCTGTTGGGCGAGGGCACCCACCTGCGCAATTACGAGAAGCTGGGCGCCCACCCGCGCGAGGTCGACGGCGTCGCCGGCGTCTCCTTCGCCGTCTGGGCTCCGAGCGCCCGCAGCGTCAGCGTGGTCGGCGACTTCAACAACTGGGACGGCCGCCGTCTGCCGATGCGCCGCCGCGTCGAGGTCGGCGTCTGGGAGATCTTCGTTCCCGGCGCCCATGCCGGACAGCGCTACAAGTTCGAGATCCGCGGGCCAAACGGCAATCTGCTTCCGGCAAAGGCCGACCCCTACGCCTTCCAGGCGGAGATGCGCCCGGCCACCGCCTCGGTCATCCACGGCCTGCCGTCCTACGAATGGCGGGACCAGGAGTGGCAGAGCCGCAAGGTCGCCACCTCCGACCGCACCGCGCCGATCTCCATCTACGAGGTGCATCTGGGCTCCTGGGCGCGGGTGCCGGAGGAGGACAACCGCTTCCTGACCTATCAGGAACTGGCGGAGCGGCTGATTCCCTACGCCAAGGACATGGGCTTCACCCATATCGAGCTGCTGCCGATCACCGAGCATCCGTTCGACGGGTCCTGGGGCTACCAGCCCATCGGCCTCTATGCGCCGACCGCCCGGCACGGCTCGCCGGAGGACTTCAAGGACTTCGTCAACGCCTGCCACCGCGCCGGGCTGGGTGTGCTGCTGGACTGGGTGCCCGGCCATTTCCCGACCGACCCGCATGGGCTGGGCGATTTCGACGGCACGCATCTCTATGAGCATGCCGACCCGCGCCAGGGCTTCCACCAGGACTGGAACACCCTGATCTATAATTTCGGCCGGACGGAGGTGCAGAATTTCCTGCTGGGCAACGCCCTGTTCTGGCTCGACCAGTATAAACTGGACGGTCTGCGCGTCGATGCCGTCGCCTCCATGCTCTATCTCGACTACAGCCGCAAGGAAGGGGAGTGGGTTCCCAACAGGTTCGGCGGTCGCGAGAACTTGGAATCCATCGCCTTCCTGAAGCGCATGAACGAGCTGGTCTATGGCCAGCAGCCGGGCGCGATGACGGTGGCGGAGGAATCCACCTCCTGGCCGATGGTGTCGAAACCCACATATCTCGGCGGTCTCGGCTTCGGCTACAAATGGAACATGGGGTGGATGCACGACACGCTCCATTACATGCAGAACGACCCGATCCATCGCCGCTACCATCATCACCAGATGACCTTCGGGTTGATCTATCAGTTCTCCGAGAACTTCGTGCTGCCGCTCAGCCATGACGAGGTGGTCCACGGCAAGGGCTCGCTGATCAACAAGATGCCGGGCGACGACTGGCAGAAGTTCGCCAACCTGCGCGCCTATTACGGCTTCATGTTCGCCCATCCCGGCAAGAAGCTGCTGTTCATGGGCGGCGAGTTCGCCCAGTGGAACGAGTGGAGCGAGGCGCGGAGCTTGGATTGGCACCTGCTGGACCAGCCGATGCACCGCGGCATGCGCGACCTCGTTCGCGACCTGAACGGCGTCTATCGCGAGCTGGAGCCGCTGCACAAGACCGACTGCGACCCGTCCGGCTTCGAATGGATCGAGTCGAACGACAACGAGAATTCGGTCTTCACCTTCCTGCGCAAGGCCGACGAGTCCGGGCATATCGTCATCGCGGTGTGCAACTTCACGCCGGTGCCGCGCCAGGGCTACCGGGTCGGCGTGCCGCTGCCCGGCCGCTATGTCGAGCGGATCAACACCGACGACGCGAAGTACGGCGGCAGCGGCGTCGGCAATCCCGGCGGCGGCGTCCATGCCGAGGAGATTCCCTGGCATGGCCGCACCCACTCGCTCGACCTGACCATCCCGCCGCTGTCGACGCTGATCCTGGAACGGAAGGCGGAGTAG
- the treS gene encoding maltose alpha-D-glucosyltransferase, with translation MIDRQDRLWYKDAVIYQLHIKAFFDADNDGIGDFAGLTQKLDYIQELGVTAVWLLPFYPSPLRDDGYDIADYTSVNPTYGNLEDFRRFMEECHNRGLRVITELVINHTSDQHPWFQRAREAPPGSNHRDYYVWSDSDQKYQGTRIIFCDTEKSNWTWDPVANAYYWHRFYSHQPDLNFDNPEVLEEVLKVMRFWLDMGVDGLRLDAIPYLKEREGTNNENLPETHDVLKAIRAALDAEYPDRMLLAEANQWPEDVLPYFGDPSRGGDECHMSFHFPLMPRIYMAVAMEDRHPIADIMRQTPDIPADCQWAIFLRNHDELTLEMVTDSERDYLWNFYAADRRMRINLGIRRRLAPLLENDRRKIELLNSLLMSMPGTPVLYYGDEIGMGDNIYLGDRDGVRTPMQWSIDRNGGFSRADPARLYLPAVLDPIYGFMAVNVEAQARNPSSLLNWMKRLVAVRKQRQSFGRGSFSLLYPGNRKVLAYIRSLETESGSEIALCVANLSRSAQAVELDLKSWKGRIPVELLGRTVFPPIGDLPYLLTLPAYGFYWFALTAEAELPTWHETPPEPVPDLLTVVVRDGWHSLTTGKAADELGRDVLQAFLPKQRWFSAKDRRITRSHVTMAAQLPGPGDGFMLVRTQVGLSGIGVDGDTADQSYFLPMAMSWESGAGGTGWPLLPYTLAKVRRGPRTGAIYDAVQADSFALALIEALRRGAMLKATVGEDAIRFTATDALAAIDLSDEAEVRRLGVEQSNTSVLVDSQIVLKVLRRLVEGEHPEVEMGRFLTEVGFANTPALLGTVEQVAADGTPTVLAVAQAFVRNQGDGWASTVEELERQLEDIRLGVAGTTEDAAESGEPFGMHLVMMTTLGQRTAELHRALARATGKPAFDPESISAEDVAGWADAARAQAEAAFAALPGTLDRLPADIRTDAEQLLARRTEAMARLDALAGMRIDGVKTRIHGDYHLGQVVRAQNDWYILDFEGEPAKTLEERRAKSSPLRDVAGMLRSFNYAAWAALFRLDSAGEGANSGDSPALAAARDWERRSIDSFLDGYRTAIEGCPVWPAGNGTGDEAARGLLTLFLLEKAFYEIGYEAANRPSWIGIPVKGVLGLLDDASEAGAKE, from the coding sequence ATGATCGATCGGCAGGACCGGCTCTGGTACAAGGACGCCGTCATCTACCAACTGCACATCAAGGCGTTCTTCGACGCCGACAATGACGGCATCGGCGATTTCGCCGGCCTGACCCAGAAGCTGGATTACATCCAGGAGCTGGGCGTGACGGCGGTGTGGCTTCTGCCCTTCTATCCATCGCCGCTGCGCGACGACGGCTATGACATCGCCGACTACACCTCGGTCAACCCGACCTACGGGAACCTGGAGGATTTCCGGCGCTTCATGGAGGAATGCCACAACCGCGGCCTCAGGGTGATCACCGAACTGGTCATCAACCACACCTCCGACCAGCATCCCTGGTTCCAGCGCGCGCGGGAGGCGCCTCCCGGCTCCAACCACCGCGACTATTATGTGTGGTCCGACAGCGACCAGAAGTACCAGGGCACGCGCATCATCTTCTGCGACACGGAAAAATCCAATTGGACCTGGGATCCGGTCGCCAATGCCTATTACTGGCACCGCTTCTATTCGCACCAGCCCGACCTGAACTTCGACAACCCCGAGGTTCTGGAGGAGGTGCTGAAGGTCATGCGCTTCTGGCTGGACATGGGGGTGGACGGGCTGCGGCTCGACGCTATCCCCTACCTGAAGGAGCGCGAGGGGACCAACAACGAGAATCTGCCTGAGACCCACGACGTCCTGAAGGCGATCCGCGCCGCGCTCGACGCCGAATATCCTGACCGCATGCTGTTGGCCGAGGCGAACCAGTGGCCGGAGGACGTGCTGCCCTATTTCGGCGATCCTTCGAGGGGCGGCGACGAATGCCACATGTCCTTCCACTTCCCGCTGATGCCGCGCATCTACATGGCAGTGGCGATGGAGGACCGGCATCCCATCGCCGACATCATGCGCCAGACCCCCGACATTCCGGCCGACTGCCAATGGGCCATCTTCCTGCGCAACCATGACGAGTTGACGCTGGAGATGGTGACCGACAGCGAGCGCGACTATCTCTGGAACTTCTACGCCGCCGACCGGCGCATGCGGATCAACCTCGGCATCCGCCGCCGCCTCGCCCCTCTGCTGGAGAACGACCGCCGCAAGATCGAGCTGCTGAACAGCCTGCTGATGTCGATGCCCGGCACGCCGGTGCTCTATTACGGCGACGAGATCGGCATGGGCGACAACATCTATCTCGGCGACCGCGACGGCGTGCGCACGCCGATGCAATGGTCGATCGACCGCAATGGCGGCTTCTCGCGCGCCGACCCGGCGCGGCTCTACCTGCCGGCGGTGCTCGACCCGATCTACGGCTTCATGGCCGTCAATGTGGAGGCGCAGGCGCGCAACCCCTCCTCGCTGCTGAACTGGATGAAGCGGCTGGTGGCGGTGCGCAAGCAGCGTCAGAGCTTCGGCCGCGGCAGCTTCTCGCTGCTCTATCCCGGCAACCGCAAGGTCCTCGCCTATATCCGCTCCCTGGAGACGGAAAGCGGGTCGGAGATCGCGCTGTGCGTCGCCAACCTGTCGCGCTCGGCCCAGGCGGTGGAGCTGGACCTGAAAAGCTGGAAGGGCCGCATCCCGGTCGAACTGCTGGGCCGCACCGTCTTCCCGCCGATCGGCGATCTTCCCTATCTGCTGACGCTGCCGGCCTACGGCTTCTACTGGTTCGCCCTGACGGCGGAGGCGGAGCTGCCGACCTGGCACGAAACGCCGCCGGAGCCGGTGCCGGACCTGTTGACCGTGGTGGTGCGTGACGGCTGGCACAGCCTGACCACCGGCAAGGCGGCGGACGAGCTGGGCCGCGACGTCCTGCAGGCTTTCCTGCCCAAGCAGCGCTGGTTCTCCGCCAAGGACCGCCGGATAACCCGCTCGCACGTCACCATGGCCGCCCAGCTGCCGGGACCGGGCGATGGTTTCATGCTGGTCAGGACGCAGGTGGGCCTCAGTGGAATTGGGGTGGATGGCGACACCGCCGACCAGAGCTACTTCCTGCCGATGGCGATGAGCTGGGAGAGCGGGGCGGGCGGCACCGGCTGGCCACTGCTTCCCTACACGCTGGCCAAGGTGCGGCGGGGTCCCCGGACCGGCGCCATCTATGACGCGGTGCAGGCCGACAGCTTCGCGCTTGCCCTGATCGAGGCTTTGCGGCGCGGCGCCATGCTGAAGGCCACCGTCGGGGAGGACGCCATCCGCTTCACCGCCACCGACGCGCTGGCCGCCATCGACCTGTCGGATGAGGCCGAGGTGCGGCGCCTGGGCGTGGAGCAGAGCAACACCTCCGTCCTGGTCGACAGCCAGATCGTGCTGAAGGTGCTGCGCCGGCTGGTGGAGGGCGAGCATCCGGAGGTCGAGATGGGCCGCTTCCTGACGGAGGTCGGCTTCGCCAACACCCCGGCCCTGCTGGGCACGGTCGAGCAGGTGGCGGCCGACGGCACGCCCACCGTGTTGGCGGTGGCGCAGGCCTTCGTCCGCAACCAGGGCGACGGCTGGGCCAGCACGGTTGAGGAGCTGGAGCGCCAGTTGGAGGACATCCGCCTCGGTGTCGCCGGGACCACCGAGGACGCCGCCGAATCGGGCGAGCCTTTCGGCATGCATCTGGTGATGATGACCACGCTGGGGCAGCGTACAGCCGAACTGCACCGGGCGCTGGCCCGGGCCACCGGCAAGCCGGCCTTCGATCCGGAGTCGATCTCGGCCGAGGATGTGGCCGGTTGGGCCGATGCCGCCCGCGCCCAGGCGGAGGCCGCCTTCGCCGCCCTGCCCGGAACGCTGGACCGTCTGCCGGCCGACATACGCACCGACGCCGAACAGCTGCTGGCCCGCCGGACCGAGGCGATGGCGCGGCTCGACGCGCTGGCCGGCATGCGGATCGACGGCGTCAAGACCCGCATCCATGGCGACTATCACCTGGGTCAGGTCGTGCGGGCGCAAAACGACTGGTACATCCTCGACTTCGAAGGCGAGCCGGCGAAGACGCTGGAGGAGCGCCGCGCCAAGTCCAGCCCACTGCGCGACGTGGCGGGCATGCTGCGCTCCTTCAATTATGCCGCCTGGGCGGCGCTGTTCCGTCTGGACAGCGCCGGCGAGGGCGCCAACAGCGGTGACAGCCCGGCGCTGGCCGCCGCCCGCGACTGGGAGCGCCGCAGCATCGACTCCTTCCTCGACGGCTACCGCACGGCCATCGAGGGCTGCCCGGTCTGGCCGGCGGGGAATGGGACCGGCGACGAGGCTGCGCGCGGCCTGCTGACCCTGTTCCTGCTGGAAAAGGCCTTCTACGAGATCGGCTACGAGGCGGCGAACCGGCCCAGCTGGATCGGCATCCCGGTCAAGGGCGTGCTGGGTCTGCTCGACGATGCGAGCGAGGCGGGCGCGAAGGAATAG
- a CDS encoding glycosyltransferase translates to MLSSFIVVTGGDSRYHPLIRELIASLRALKPAADCPVGVIDAGLTEEQIAELKAQGAAVVTPPWPVSIPAHKLRNRIHLKANLAKLHLPTYFPGYDTVIWIDADAWVQDWEAVEMLRRGAALNRFAIVAQFGRFSETELRLDWLFGRFARVRSILFKNSSRAGLTTAECRALATRPTLNAGAYALKADAPHWEAFQRWQKRVLRKGRLFTSDQLAMAGAIYLDGLPVELLPEWCNYIGPWRFDPERRELVEYYLPNRRLGIVHMAGEDAMRADPAVLRPVLDMQDRPHQLSLRYPAWKAAAEQVTETA, encoded by the coding sequence ATGCTGAGTTCCTTCATCGTCGTGACCGGCGGCGATTCCCGCTACCATCCGCTGATCCGCGAGCTGATCGCCTCGCTGCGGGCTTTGAAGCCGGCGGCGGACTGCCCCGTCGGCGTGATCGATGCCGGGCTGACCGAGGAACAGATCGCGGAGTTGAAGGCGCAGGGCGCCGCGGTGGTGACGCCGCCCTGGCCGGTCAGCATTCCGGCGCACAAGCTGCGCAACCGCATTCACCTGAAGGCCAACCTCGCCAAGCTGCATCTGCCGACCTACTTCCCCGGCTACGACACGGTGATCTGGATCGACGCCGATGCCTGGGTGCAGGATTGGGAGGCGGTGGAAATGCTGAGGCGGGGGGCGGCGCTGAACCGTTTCGCCATCGTCGCCCAGTTCGGCCGCTTTTCGGAGACGGAGCTGCGGCTGGACTGGCTGTTCGGCCGCTTCGCCCGCGTGCGGTCCATCCTGTTCAAGAACTCCAGCCGCGCCGGCCTGACGACGGCGGAATGCCGTGCGCTGGCGACCCGCCCGACGCTCAATGCCGGCGCCTATGCACTGAAGGCCGACGCGCCGCATTGGGAGGCGTTCCAGCGCTGGCAGAAGCGGGTGCTGCGCAAGGGCCGGCTGTTCACGTCGGACCAGCTGGCGATGGCCGGCGCCATCTATCTGGACGGGCTGCCGGTGGAACTGCTGCCGGAATGGTGCAATTACATCGGCCCCTGGCGCTTCGATCCGGAGCGGCGGGAGCTGGTGGAGTACTACCTGCCCAACCGCCGCCTCGGCATCGTCCACATGGCCGGCGAGGACGCCATGCGCGCCGACCCGGCGGTGCTGCGCCCGGTGCTGGACATGCAGGACCGCCCCCACCAGCTGAGCCTGCGCTATCCGGCCTGGAAAGCGGCGGCGGAACAGGTGACGGAGACTGCATGA
- a CDS encoding PLP-dependent aminotransferase family protein has protein sequence MARAAAPVLSSLGPVALDRAGAEPLHRQLYRALRQAVLDGRLRPGERLPPSRALAADWGLSRNTVVTAYDTLLAEGYVTGRVGAGTFVAASLPDAAPGSIPARDEVRRGVGLSVRGRVLAEAPAIARDRVGRPFALGTPDLGVFPFALWAQLLGRCWRQGGRTLATEPDPLGHAPLRAEIAAYLRAVRAVRCEPEQVVIVSGAQQGLALLAQLLLDPGDEAWVEEPGWPGNRAALLGAGARLVPVPVDGEGIDVAAGMAQGAGARLALVTPSHQFPLGVTMSLARRLRLLDWAAARDAWIVEDDYDSEFRYAGPPLAALQGLDGAGRVIYVGSFSKVMFPALRLGYVVVPPDLVEPVHAARRHFDGGTSVVPQAALYRFLADGHFASHLRTMRALYAAKRAAFLEAITGAFAGLATAEAGEAGLHVLLRLPPGCPDHVLAQRAARIGLTTPCLSGYYRDSGTAAGNGLLLGFAAHDPGALDLAVRDLARLVDCR, from the coding sequence ATGGCCCGCGCGGCAGCTCCGGTTCTCTCCAGCCTTGGACCGGTGGCGCTCGACCGGGCCGGGGCAGAGCCGCTGCACCGCCAACTCTACCGCGCGCTGCGGCAGGCGGTGCTGGACGGCCGGCTGCGCCCGGGGGAAAGGCTGCCGCCCAGCCGGGCACTCGCCGCCGACTGGGGGCTGTCGCGCAACACGGTGGTGACCGCCTATGACACGCTGCTGGCGGAGGGTTACGTCACCGGGCGTGTGGGTGCCGGCACCTTCGTCGCCGCCTCCCTTCCCGATGCGGCGCCCGGCAGCATTCCCGCCCGCGACGAGGTCCGCCGGGGTGTCGGCCTGTCCGTCCGTGGCCGTGTGTTGGCCGAGGCGCCGGCCATTGCCCGCGACCGGGTGGGGCGGCCTTTCGCGCTCGGCACGCCGGACCTCGGCGTCTTTCCCTTCGCCCTGTGGGCGCAGCTTCTCGGCCGCTGCTGGCGCCAGGGCGGGCGGACGCTGGCGACCGAGCCGGATCCGCTCGGCCACGCTCCGTTGCGGGCGGAGATCGCCGCCTATCTGCGTGCCGTCCGTGCCGTCCGTTGCGAACCGGAGCAGGTCGTCATCGTGTCCGGCGCGCAGCAGGGGTTGGCGTTGTTGGCGCAACTGCTGCTCGACCCCGGCGATGAGGCCTGGGTGGAGGAGCCGGGCTGGCCCGGCAACCGCGCTGCCCTGCTGGGGGCCGGGGCGCGGCTGGTCCCGGTGCCGGTGGACGGGGAGGGGATCGACGTCGCCGCCGGCATGGCCCAAGGGGCCGGCGCCCGGCTGGCGCTGGTCACCCCCTCTCACCAATTCCCCTTGGGCGTGACGATGAGCCTTGCGCGCCGCCTGCGCCTGCTGGACTGGGCGGCGGCCCGAGACGCCTGGATCGTCGAGGACGATTACGACAGCGAGTTCCGTTATGCCGGCCCGCCGCTGGCCGCTCTCCAGGGGTTGGACGGTGCCGGGCGTGTCATCTATGTCGGCAGCTTCAGCAAGGTGATGTTCCCGGCGCTGCGGCTCGGCTATGTCGTGGTGCCGCCCGATCTGGTCGAGCCGGTGCACGCCGCGCGCCGCCATTTCGACGGCGGGACCAGCGTGGTGCCGCAGGCGGCCCTGTACCGGTTCCTGGCCGACGGCCATTTCGCCTCGCATCTGCGCACGATGCGCGCGCTCTATGCCGCCAAGCGCGCCGCCTTCCTCGAGGCCATCACGGGTGCCTTCGCAGGTCTCGCCACCGCCGAGGCCGGGGAGGCCGGCCTGCATGTCCTGCTCCGCCTGCCACCGGGCTGTCCAGATCATGTCCTGGCTCAGCGCGCGGCCCGCATCGGCCTGACCACGCCCTGCCTGTCCGGCTATTACCGGGACTCCGGAACCGCCGCCGGGAATGGCCTGCTTCTGGGGTTTGCCGCCCACGATCCGGGTGCGCTCGACCTTGCGGTGCGGGATCTCGCGCGGCTGGTCGATTGTCGATGA
- a CDS encoding pyridoxamine 5'-phosphate oxidase family protein translates to MTSLLADTSAATSPTALAQTPRTRPVRLGDRGSHDVALIHAIIDEAPICHVGFVDDSIKGQGTPSPMVIPTVPWRVGDELMIHGASSSRMIRRLQEGGEACITLSLIDGWVLARSAFHHSVNYRSVMLFGRPRLVSEETEKRAALDALMEKIEPGRSAKVRAPNAQELKATSVLAFPIAEASAKRRSGPPSDDPEDMAHPVWAGVVPLRLTAGEPEQDPAQAAG, encoded by the coding sequence ATGACCAGCCTTCTCGCCGATACATCCGCCGCCACGTCTCCCACTGCGCTGGCACAGACGCCACGTACCCGGCCGGTTCGGCTGGGCGACCGCGGCAGCCATGACGTCGCCCTGATCCATGCCATCATCGACGAGGCGCCGATCTGCCACGTCGGCTTCGTCGATGACTCCATCAAGGGCCAGGGCACCCCCTCGCCCATGGTGATTCCGACGGTTCCCTGGCGCGTGGGCGACGAGTTGATGATCCACGGCGCCTCGTCCAGCCGGATGATCCGCCGGCTGCAGGAGGGGGGTGAGGCCTGCATCACGCTGTCGCTGATCGATGGCTGGGTGCTGGCGCGCTCGGCCTTCCATCACTCCGTCAATTACCGCTCGGTCATGCTGTTCGGCCGGCCGCGGCTGGTGTCGGAGGAGACGGAGAAGCGCGCCGCCCTCGATGCGCTGATGGAAAAGATCGAGCCGGGCCGCAGCGCCAAGGTGCGGGCGCCCAACGCGCAGGAACTGAAGGCGACCAGCGTTCTGGCCTTCCCGATTGCCGAGGCATCGGCCAAGCGGCGCTCCGGCCCGCCGTCCGACGATCCGGAGGATATGGCCCACCCGGTGTGGGCCGGCGTGGTGCCCCTGCGGCTGACCGCCGGCGAACCGGAACAGGATCCGGCCCAAGCCGCGGGCTGA